In Festucalex cinctus isolate MCC-2025b chromosome 1, RoL_Fcin_1.0, whole genome shotgun sequence, the sequence ATTACAGGGCAAGTGATGCTGAGCAAGACTTCAGTTCAGCGAGGAAAAGGAATAGCTTTGAGCACTTCCATGTACAATAAGATTTTCAATTATATTAAACCCCTGATGATTAGCAGGCTCCATTTTGGACATTGTGTCAATCATGTATTGTGCCCTTTCAAACATGTTAGCACAAGCATAGCTAGCTTTAGTTACTCGGTAGCCAAAGAAAGTTAGCCTAGCAatctgaggcttttttttttttttttttttttttttttttaaaggttttaacAATTAAGGGTTGAAATGTtacattactttcaaatgttttgttaatAGCCGAGCCCTGGAAGAGATCATTTCCTGTGAATGTAAGAATGTTGAGCATTTTACCCATGAGTAGGTACGTGACACTCGTTTCCAGAGCTACTCCACATGCTGCAGAATTTGATTCAGTATAGATGGCATCAAAATCCCTTTTTGGGCCCTTGAACATCTGATGGGTGGGGGAGGGAAAGACAGGTTAGATTTGTTGAATTGGCAGATAGATGAACAGAAGTCTTTTACCTTTGTCTGTTTGATGACATACTTGACGGGTTTGTAGCCATCATAGTCAGCCTTCCGTCTAACAACCAGTGCCCTGATGActggaaaacatttttaaagttaCATTTACCAAAAGGTTGCAAGAGACCAGCACTAAAGTCAAAGCCATGTGCAAAACACATGGTCATGACAAACTATCTTAGAGTACTTACATAAACAGCAAAAACTGACAGCAGCTAATATTAGCAAGATGATCCTTAAAAAAGGAGAATTAGGCACTTTTTGACTTGCAACTCCCACCTCTCACCAAAAGCACAACTGCAGCTTAAAGCTTGTGCAttgcattttaaaacattaaatccAATGTAGCTTGCCAGACATTCTGCAACTACTGACACTGAAAAGGTATAATTGAAAACACCTGCTTTCCTAATTAGCCAAGCCAAATTGTTggctttataaaataaaattccagcTGTAATTAGAGCCAACAGCTTATCAAAACGCATTTGGATATTTTAATACTGATTAGAGTAGAATTAGacctaaaaatacataaaaaggtAAGGTTAAtttagggaagaaaaaaaaaaaaaaaggtaaaaatgttACAAGAAACAATTTCAGTAACTTCACTGTATAGTTTTacaacactttttaaaataaacacctCAGTTTTAACAATGTGGCGTTCCATTAAGCTTACCAACATCTGCTTGGCAAAACACCTGCTGTGGATGCCTTGGGACACAGCTGCAAGCCTGTGTTCCTTCCTCTAGCCACCATGAGCACAGTAGCACCAGAGGAAGCATGAAGCTCTTCACCGTCCAGCCCATCATTGATCATTCCAACTAAGTTTGAGTTCTGCAAGCAAACAACAATGACAGCGACCGGATGgctatgcttaaattcagcttCACGAGGGCCTTATTATAGCCGTAGACACCGCCCACAATTAAGAGAAGGCACCTGCACACACTGATTAAATTAAGGACTGTTTTAATACCCTGgcacatctatctatctatctatcttcatTTCCAGGAAGTTAATTTGATCACTGTCAATGGTAGGGCGGCACACTAGCGCCCTCTAGTGACCAGGTGCCGCTGCTGTAAGGccttcacaaaacaaaacagaaatataAGTACAAGTTAAACcatgtttaaattaaacaagaacTAACGAACGAACAAACGAACgaacgaaagaaagaaagaaagaaagagcttAAGAATTGCGGAGACcttagtgtttctttttttattttgtctgacAAGCCTGGGAGCCGGGTGGCCCATTACGTTGCATTCTGTTATCAGCAGCGTCTCAGAACCGGTGACTGATGTAGTGCACTGCTTCTCATTGTGGTACGCGGCCTCCCTCTAGTGGCAGACGAATACAACAGAACTAAATCCGCAAGCAGTCCGTGTTAAGTCCATGGCTGCACATCTCGTATTTAGGTGTCCTTTAGAGGATATTTCATAGATTTAAGAGTATTCAAGTAAAAATGAGAATTTCAGTAGATTGACAAAATACTGGTGTTAAATCCTCTTCGACTGTCCAGTGACCTCTTAACCGTGGTACAAAGACTAAGCAGGCAGATTCTCTTGTTGGTTcagcacaaacttttttttttttttttttagctttttccaCCAACATACAGTGGCTCCCATTCACTTCCTGAACCAACACCGCCCCCCTGTGCCAAAGTGTGGCACTGCAACACTATCCCCCATAATACAACTTTTAAAGGGCTCGGCGTGGCATGGAACATTGGGATAACTTTTGAGTATTCCAGCGTTTggggaaattttgaatctttaTATTTCAGCACATCTAGAAGTATTTCTTTTGGGAAAATTCCAGCAGATAGAATATGTAACACGCATTTAATTGACATCACCAATTTAACTCTCTGGCCTAAACTGCCCACTTATTTAATGGTGGTACTTGAGCAAATTTAATtgaaagtttgagaaccactgctgcAGTGGCTTGGTTGCCTGAAACACCTTTAAACTTATCAACAGAATAGGATTGTGTGGAGTCTCCATGACAGTACATACAACTGCAGTATAGCAATGTGAAGGTATTGACTATTTTTAGGTACAACTAAGTAGCAATCACAACATTTGAAAATTCCTGAGACAACTTATCAATGCAATATAAAAAGGAATTTAACAAAACTGTAAACCAacagcgccatctgctggagCCACCACTGCAAAATTTGCACCCATTACAGCCAGGGTAGTAAACATAGGACAAGCTTCAGGCAACGTTAAAGTTGTAATTGTTGTGCAAGTAGCAGAAAGCATCAAAAGCAGTCAGAATTTTTGTTTGAAGATAaagatcagaattttttttttttgtagtccatAGTCAGTCATGAACCAAGCGAGCAGGCCAGCTCAGTTTACAAGTTCGTATATAGCACttaatcacacacaaaaaaataaataaaaaaaataaaaaaaataaaataaaaaaaacacacgttttgatttttaattaataGCTGTTCGCACCCAGGTAAACTCCTGCAGACCAGGCATCCCCCCCTGTACCAGGTACAACATCCGTTTCTGCTCTTGATGCAAGCAAAGTTCTGGGCCTGGTCACGATTGCCCATAATCAAGTCTGACCACAAGCACTCGGCAGGGCCCGTCATGCAGCATGGGAAGGAGACGCAGGACTTGATCTGTTGGCCAACAAGGACAGGGATTTAAGCAACATGTTCACATGCCAATTCATTAAATCACCACAACATGTACTAGAATCAGGGGCCACTacaattcatccattttcctacCGTGCAATCGCAGCCCTTTCTGTAGCGATATAACAGGTTCTTTTGCATGGTGCTCAAGGAATCCCACGACTGATGGACGTCGCACGTGTTAATATGCAATGAGCCATCAGAATGCAGCCTGCCTGTATTTGCAGAAGACAGGAGAGAAAATAAGGACACCTTAGAACATGGTAAGAATAGTTTTAGGCAATGTTTCGTAAGCCTTCAGCAAGCATCAAAGGCTGACATTTGTCTATAGGTTGACCATGGAGTAGCTCCTTTGCACATTTGGGTGGGCAAGAGACATTTCATACCCATAAGTAGATATTCAGTGCCCTTGGTTAGAGTACTCCACATGCTGCAGAGCTGGGACGCATGTAAACAGCAGCAAAACGCTTTTCAGTGCCTTTGAGAGtctgaaagaaaaaacatttcagaacaTTTCTCCAATTTGCATTGTTCCTGAAGATGCACAAATACAACAGGCGCCTCACCTTCATGTTTGATGTCATACTTTATGGTTCTACCCATACTTTGTGCACCAGGCATCACACCAATAACCTTGGCCTTGATAACTACAAAGTGAAATTGCATAGCCTAGGAAGTCTTAGAATTGAAATTAACATGTAAAGTTAATTAGTGAAAGTGTTTcgtttttaaaagtaatttggTCATAGACAAAATATCAAGACTGTTACCATGTGTATTAGCACCTGTAAATTAACACCATTTACTAGGGGTGCAGGGTTAAAGTGGAAGCCCTTCAGTTGCACCGTCAACTTGGAAGCTCTGTCATATACAGAGGCTATCAAATGAACACTGATCCAAATATATGCAGTGTAGTATTTGCACTGAGGaccaaagaaaataaatttgagCCCAGTCAACTTACCAACCACATCTGCTTTACAATACACCTGCTGTGGACGAATCGGGAAACAGGTACAGGCTTGAGCGCCTTCCTCCTGGAGCCCCCACAGGCAAAGCAGCACCAGGGGCAGCACAAACATCTTCCAGCTCATCCTTCCAAGAAACACAATCAACAGGTTCCACAAACAGATTGTCACCCAAGAAGAAGTCCTCTGTTGTCTCACACCAGCAGGTGTTTataagggctttttttttttttttttttttttttttttttatagctgcAGACTCCACCCACAATTAAGTAAGGTCACTTGCACACACTGATTGATGAGTGATTTCACCTGAGACTATTTCAAtgctttgtgcttttttttatttttatttttattttttgcactgaGTATGTTTGGTATCGGGAGTAAATTTATAGATGCAAGGACATTAgtggttctgttattttatATCCCAGCATGCCTAAAAGATTTTCTATATCAAGAGGAGTGCACCACAAGGATGCCCagtctgttgttttgtttttggtagcTGCTGAGCTTTTATGTTGCAATATTGCAAATTCTCCAAATATTGAGGGTCTAATCACATTTAATAGAGAGATATGAATATCCCAGCTGGCTGGTGACACTATATTGTTTCCTAAGGATAGAAAACAGGTGCAAATGCATTAGCAGTAACATTTTCTGAAGCACCAGGTGTTAAGCTTAATGTAGATAAAATCAAGATTTTGTGTTTATATGAAACTGATGctaattcaatttgcaatattcCAGTTAATGTATAAAACATCTTggcatttttattaaataataataataataatatgccctgcgattggctggatggaagaaaatggatggatggatggataataataatgctcTCAGCCAGCATCAAAATTTTATTCCCAAAATCCAAAAGACTATCTATTATATATGTGTCTCCAAAGGGATCTCTCTATCTATGGAAGAGTATTGTCTCAGGTTGAAGGCATATCACGATGGTGTATCCTGCTTTGTCACTTTTTAACCCTTCACAATGTGTGGAGATCGATAAATTATTAGGTTTTATGAGGAAATAAGCATCATTAGTAAAAGGAAATTCTCTGTATGAATATTCAGGTTCATTGTGGTCCTTCATAACAGAAGTTGGTCTGGAGGTTCTTATATGTAACTATTCAGTGGAAAATTGCCCATTAAGCTGCCCAAATTCTATGAGCAGGCTTTGCCTGCATGGAAAGTATATGCACACAAATTTTCCAATTGCCCACCACTGTACAAGAAATACAGAGTGAATGATCCATTATGAACTGCAGAGACTGCTTTGCTAGTGGTATATTGCATCAGGTTTGGGAAAATTTCTTTGGTGAAGTCTTTGAAATTTGGATTGGTCACTACTAGATGTTTCAGGGTTTTTTGTTGAGAAGGCTAACGGAATTTCCCCACTGAAATTGAGATTTCGGCCCGAAACCATCAGACCAGCCACAGAGTTACAAATTTGTGCATTTGTTTGACTAAAACACTGCCCGAATAATTTCGAGGCATGTCTGTTCAGTACCtggtgtgtttatatatatatatctaaagGAGGTGGGAAAGACATCCTCAGTCAGCCACTGCCAAAAAGAATTGTCAGAGAGAACACAAGACCTGCATTTGTTTTATTAGTGTAAATTTTTGTGTCAATATCCTTTCAACTAAAGGTTGCGCAAACAGATTGCTGTCCCAGAATAGACACTCTGTTGTCTCACACCAGCAGATTCACTTTGAGCTGATGAGGGACTTTTTGTAGCTGCAGCCTCCACCCACAATTAAGGAGCATCACTTACACACAATGAGTGATTTCACCTGAGACTTCACCAACAAAATGAGGGAGATTTCCTAAGAAATGATTCAACTTGCAGAAATGTGTGGGGAAGATATtaattgcagtttttgtgttgaggtaaaaaaaagaaaaaaaaagaaaaggttacGTTTTGGCCTTCCTTGCGCATACACGAAACAGTTGTGGTGCAAATTGCACACATGGATTAGTAGGGATAGGAAATGGAGTATTGGCTGTCTGCCATCATCACCTAATTTACACAACTGGCAATCGGCATATACTGAAATTGTAATCGACGCAATGAGAGAGAGAATGAATTTCATGGGAAAAACAAAGTGAACAACTCCCACCCCctcaaaatccatccgtttcctgagccgcttactcctcactagggtctcggggggtgctggagcctatctcagctagctttgggcagtaagtgtggtacaccctgaactggttgccagccaatcccccCTCAAAATATGAAGTACAAATGACCTTTTTCCTGTGAATTGCATCAATGAATgagattctgaaaatattttaaaatttccaTCCCTGTATTCAAAACAGAACATTCTTTCATATTGACAGTGCAGGAAATGCAAAGAGACTGATGATTCAGTTTGTGCAGATAGGCCAGCGGAACTTCATGGGTAGGTCTTCACTTTTGGGTATCTCCTGTGGTGCGCTGCAATTGTCAATACTAGGGTCAAAATATATGCTGTACATAAATGTGCAATGCTTCGAATGTTCTTGGCTGATGACACTTTTTTTGCGCAGGAGAGAACTTCCAGCAGCTGGTGGAAGTTATCGCAACAATGTTGGTCAAATTGAAATGTTGGTTTGATGTATCTTTAAATACCGGGGAGCTAAATTTATGGCTTTTTAGAGATGGCACTATTCTCTAGTCTGTGATGCTAAAAACTGACACTACTAAGCCTGGAATAGGTATACAAGAATACATTTTTCGGAATTATTGACTCTCAGCTCAGCTGGAAATCACGTTATGTCAGCTCCAAAGTGGCACGTAGTGATGGATCCCACAACCCCGATCTCACAGTGCAATCCCTGAGTCGGTGCGCGTACAGCTTTAACAAAATCACGTGACCCACAGTGAAGCGtttatagcaggggtgtcaaactcatgttagctcaggggccacatggaggaaaatatattaccaagtgggccgtatCTGTAAAACAACggtataaaacttaaaaaaacgattgccgtcatttatacgcagattttcatgGGCTAGCCCTAATTTactgagctcaactgtaattatTGTTCCTGAAAATTAAcacaaatggaacgcggcaacactttgccagtAAACGTTCCAGACGTGTTAAATCCACCTGATTTGCATATACAAAAATTGTTCCCAGAATACAttatgtggcgcagttaatgacgtgaaAAGGATGCTAATTCTTActagtaattgtttttttttttatttaacacgtttttcggtctatgattaaaaaaaaaaaaaatcattaaaaaaaacccaacgtaactttaagttgtgtgtaaaatgacatccaggacaatttcccgtacaagttgcattgcttatctgaggactgcttgtgaaattacaaatttatatgttttgattgtggccagctgatcaattagtccaacattacaatttttttttttttttaacttttcaaaatcatctcacgggccggattaaacccctttgcgggcctgatccggcccgcatatttgacacccctgatttatagGAAGTGAACCTCAAACACTGTCAGCCAGTGCTGAATCTGTGGGTGGGGGTGTgtctatatattaaaaaaaaaaaaaaaactttttttttttgagttactAGCCCCTAAAATACATTTCTTCGCTTAAAACCCAACAATCCCCTTGTACCAGGCACAACAGCCGTTGCCGCTCTTGATGCAAGCAAAGTTCTGGGCATGGTCACGACTGCCCATCTTGCCCGGCAGGAAGTCTGTCCACAAGCACTCGGTCGGGCCAGTCATGCAGCATGGTAAGGAGAAGCACGACTTGATCTGCGAGTGACCAAGGACAGAAAATTAAGCATGGCTACTAGAAAGCTCAAAGAAAGCAGATGGCACTTGCCCATTTATTATAATAGGGGGCCTCCAACAGCATAAACACATTGAAGGCTTTAAAAAACGCAGTGGTGTGGTTACCGTGCAACTACAGCCCTCTGCATAGAGGGCTAAAAGCTTCTTTTGAGTGGGGCTCAAGGAATTCCACGGCTCATGAAAGTCACATTGGGAGACATGCAGTGTGCCATCCGACTGCAGCTTTCCTGTATTTGAGGGGAAAGGAAATGGGGGAACAGGGAAAAGCGCAAATCATTAAGTAAAAGGATGCATGCGAAAATACATATCAAAAAGTCTAAACTATCATAAGCAGTAGGGCAAACACTATTGTTTGATTTTACATATGCTTGAAAAATTGATCCAGGTTATACCCATGAGGAGATATTCAGTTCCCTTGGTCAGAGTGACTCCACATGCTGCAGAGTTGGGTCCAGTGGAGATGGcaacaaaatgctttttaatgccCTTGAAGGTCTGAAAAGCAAAGATTCATATCTAACATGCACATTATACTTGAtgcatttttgtaaacattatcTCACCGTCAAGTGTTTGATGTCATACTTGGTGGGTCGACCTTTACCTTGTGCGCCAGGAATCACTCCCATAACTTTGGCCCTGATGACTAGAAAGACAATTCTCAAAAACGGTGTCCAGGTTGGCGGATTTGAGGCCAGGACAGCAGCACAGAACCAAACCGAGAATGAGCtgatctttaaattatttttaacatgtttaaaACAATCCATAAAAGTTTAACCGACAATGTCAGTCAACTGAACATTCTTTGCCAAATATACATAACCAGTACTCATGCACATCCAACCAACTGCaagatttaataaaaaaataaaaaaataaataaataaaaaataaaaaaccctaagtgaactactttttttttttaatgacaaagtgAAGTCCCGTTCAACTCACCAACATCTGTTTGGCAATACAATTGCTGCGGATGAATCGGGAAACAGGTACAGGCTTGTGCTCCTTCCTCCTGGAGCCCCCACaagtagtgatgtgcttctcgggtcgaatccctgaagcgtgtgccgagtaatgcagatgagtggttcatgaacggcgtgtcaatgcgtgtgttgatgacgtacgtggtgacgtttgaagccccacgaagcaggtgtaccacgtgactgattcaggaaatgattcgctaggtttgagtgtagttcgaaataaaagcggcaaagaaacgctatggattccccttcactttttgtgttttcgggtcccttattacgctacttttttttgcttttggcattcgatttgacgagcttctttttgcgatggaaccagcaagaaagagattttcccttgttcagtactgggaatcacagaaatatacgcgtccaattctatacaaacttgctatctcatatcgatgcacccctgcttcatcagtaccatgtgaaagagtttttttccaaagcaggtgaaattctcggcaaaaaaaaagaaaccgcctgagtccaaaaacttcggaaaaaatagtttttaaataaaaatgaataagcactttattgtacctccttatttcacattttcacttgttgcataagcacaaacatagacaaagtaacacagaacaattcatgttaaaacactcttcaaatatatattcttttgtatttagagcatgatttacaccccaccattttattgcatgcaccaagcatgttatacatttttatgtccacatgatggcgtagtcgaggaaatgaatcatcttgaagcccctacgtgtgtgtgaagcatttcactgcagggcttcactgctttacggggcttcattttgccatcactacccacaagcacagcagcagcaggggcaGCACAAATGTCTTCCAGCTCATCCTTAAAGGTAAAGTAAGAAAAAGCAGAAGCCGGTTTTAGTTGTCCAAACAGGTCACAGTTCCAGAATCAGCTCAAGTTCTTTTCCGTCACAAGAAGAGGTTGACAGTCACGCTGCTTGAGTCAAGGATGAGGAGGGCCTTTTTATAGCTGCAGACTCCACCCACAATTAAGTGACGACGAAACGTGCGCACACTGATTGTTGACTGCTTTCACCTGACACTTTTATCACCAACAGAATTAAAGAGATTTCctgtaaaattatatataaggGAATTTATACAAGTTCCATCAATCCATCATCTATGGCTTATCCAGAGTTTAAACAAGTTTCAACCTCCAGATATTTggcaaaaatatgacatttttgtgttgATGTAAAGAAACATTGGCCCATTTGTTCTGGTCTTGTCCATACATGAGACAGTTATGATGTAAATTATGACCACTGtaatggaaaataattatttagcaCATATTAACATCAGTTTACACTTTATTGTAGACACCTGTATTTTCTTTAACaatggatttttcattttttgtacatGAAGTCACCTTGACTGATTAACCTGCTCAGAACAGGTTCGCTTCGCTTTCCTATCTAGCTGACACTcccttttttcctcccaaattcCTAACCATGCAGCAGAAAGAatcttcccatgattcttactgCACACTCTCTCACAGATCACTATCTTGTAGACTGCTCTGTTagacttgtgtatatttgaagtttcaaatataa encodes:
- the LOC144003420 gene encoding metalloproteinase inhibitor 2-like — protein: MMGWTVKSFMLPLVLLCSWWLEEGTQACSCVPRHPQQVFCQADVVIRALVVRRKADYDGYKPVKYVIKQTKMFKGPKRDFDAIYTESNSAACGVALETSVTYLLMGRLELDGSLHITLCDFFQPWMSLSFPRRNLLRRYRLGCSCKITRCTSLPCGISSPAECLWTDFLPVKMASGEQAQNFACIKRSYGYCAWYRGARSSKNFFRGIKQ
- the LOC144005581 gene encoding metalloproteinase inhibitor 2-like, producing the protein MSWKTFVLPLLLLCLWVVMEEGAQACTCFPIHPQQLYCQTDVVIRAKVMGVIPGAQGKGRPTKYDIKHLTTFKGIKKHFVAISTGPNSAACGVTLTKGTEYLLMGKLQSDGTLHVSQCDFHEPWNSLSPTQKKLLALYAEGCSCTIKSCFSLPCCMTGPTECLWTDFLPGKMGSRDHAQNFACIKSGNGCCAWYKGIVGF